Within the Medicago truncatula cultivar Jemalong A17 chromosome 4, MtrunA17r5.0-ANR, whole genome shotgun sequence genome, the region CTCAATTTCCTTCATCAACAAAACATAATCCCAATTCGATTTAATCCGTTTCAATCCCAACCAAAAAAACACCTAATTCCCCTTGAACCCCGACGATGACACCGCACCTCATGCGACATCCCCTCCGTCCCGTCTTCCACCCTCGTTATGTTGttaagttttgaattttttgaatcTAGGTTGTGAAGTGGAGTGTTTGAGTAGTGTTGATGGAGTGGTTGAAGAGATAATGAATATTCAATTTCATAGATCTTTACCTGTTAGGCAGGGTATTGATGAAgttgaaacaacaaaaagggTTGTTTTGGATGTTGAAAAGGAAACCTGAATGAGGAAAATGAATCCATAATTtgagagtttaattttgatggtAGAGAGGAAATTTGTTTAAGaatatttaataatgattaatgatgttcctatttttataatatgaatTGAGAATGGTGGAGGAATTAAGAACAtgtaaatgatttttgattttctgggttttttttggatttttttatgaatgttctTGAAGATTGTATAAAGAAGttggggaagaagatgaagaaatggaaaaaaaaattaagttttgatgattcATTGGAAGATACAATAGACTTGCATGATCCAACGGTCCTCTCTcttaaaaaaagatcaaatggttaaaattgaaaaattaataaggtctatggtggacTATCTATAatgttggtccaccatagacatttgAAGTTAAATTTAACAGTCTGGATTTATTTGACCGACGGAGACAAACgtgagggaccaaaacatgaGTTTTTTTAGTTATGGAACTAagatgaaaacttgaaattaattagaggaccaaatgacctattaagccttaaggttttgatttttgtgtttaaaagaagatttgaggtgaatataacattaattcacgatatttagagatatattttagtagaattttttttatttaaagaagatgatgaagattcaaaggaagaagatgaagatgatgaacatcttcatcatatttctgaattttttttcatatttaataaaaaatgagaaaaaagatgtatatgtgcttctaAGAGAGATAAATGACCTaaacgggaaaaaataaagataaaagaccaaattgttacaaataaataagataaaggacccataatgtaattttgccttaattatatttaggtgttcaatcttaattaatttacactataagactggcttagaacaattaaaatttcacataatttttttttcatctgaatgtccttaaatttatcagttatattcataaaatttcttcttcccattttgattgttcaattttgtcgttcccaactgccgcatttttcaattttcgtgagaatcgtcgtCGTTCGTTTGAGTCCAAATATCTTGAAAATTGTCGTTATTTCCAGTACCACGTCAGGTAtggtgacttgatttttctttttgatttgatttttcttggttgtgaggtagttaattataacaattgagtaagtcatctgttgtactttgagggcttCTAGCAGGTGTTACCGCTGTGTTGTTGTGGGAGTCTGCTAGCATATTTTtggttgctgctgaaatggttatatgtgatgaggcttttgttcgTTTGTTTGGACTTAAAGACTTTGGCTGATAGTGAGGCAGGTCTATGCGTGTTAtcagattttattaggttggctgcttaaataaaaaaaataagtcacgatacctgacgcatttctagaaacaacgacaattctcactatAATTGGATGCGGcagtttggaacgacaaaattgaacaatcaaaatgggaagaagaatgaaaaagaaacaagaattgatcaataggaaagaataaagaagaaatttgaatgaaagagatgtttttgttctaacgttcggggttctggaatggaagaaattttatgaatgtaagtgatgaatttaaggacatccagatgaaagaaatttgatgtaaaattttatttgttataagtcttgtggtgtaaattaattaagattgaacaccttaatataaaaaaaataaaaatatcatttgctgtttaaaaaaaaaaattaaaagtattaaaagttaccttatgattaagattaactctccttcaaaaaaaaaaagaagattaagattaactctttttatttttagaaaaaatctactcatttatttgacatttaatgttacttatgtatattacattttgattggttgatatcatgagagagtaattaccctctaaacaagagagggtaatatAGGCCTCACCAATGCTCGATTATAATGGGACGGATGAAGTACCATTTATCAAGAACAGTTTTGTACAACAACCCGTAATATCTCTTTCTTGTATAAAATTAATGACATTTTTTAATACGCATAAAATAAcgaaaacatcatataatttgagacgaaaggagtaaaattattttaaaacttatgttgtcaatgtaaaaaataatcatttaaatgcaaaaaaaaaaatttccttactttttttttaaaggaaaccAAAGATTAATGTAAAACCTTGCAATTTCCAAACCATAACGGTTTAATACTACTAGTGCATCATTTTCTAAACCATGACGGTTCAATACTTCTACTAGTTGACAGAGCAAAACCCTACACCTTCTATTCTAAACACTAAATTTTACACATCACTGAACTGAATCTATAACTTTCATCATTTTCTAAACCCTAAAATCTTGATTTTCCTTTCACCACTAGTTACAATGTCTACTAGCAACAACAAAAAGAGCAAACCTTTTCAATTCCCAGTGGCTAATTCCACTCTCCTCCCCGAACCTTCCAATTTCTTCTCTCCAAATCTTCTATCTACACCCCTCCCTACAAACTCTTTCTTCCAAAACTTTGTTCTCAAAAATGGTGACCAATATGAATACATTCACCCTTATCTCGTCAAATCGTCGAACTCATCACTTTCTCTTTCGTATCCATCTATATCTTCAAACTCTACAGTCATATCTCAACTCTTTCAACCTGATATAACTATCTCCTCTATCGAAAAAACCTACTCTTCATCCCATTTCAATCATAAAATATCTTCTTACAGTGATCTTAGTGTTACTTTGGACATTCCTTCATCGAACTTGCGTTTTTATCTTGTTAGGGGAAGTCCATTTCTGACTTTATCCGTAACAAAACCAACACCTCTTTCAATAACAACAATCCATGCAATTCTCTCTTCATCATTCAATGGTTCCCTAAGAAAACACACTTTTCAGCTTAACAATGGTCAAACATGGATTTTCTATGCTTCTTCTCCTATCATGTTGAATCATGGTGTTTCTGAGATCACTTCTGAAGCATTTTGTGGTGTAATTAGGATTGCTTTGTTGCCGGATTCTGATTCAAAAAATGAAGCTGTTCTTGACAAGTTTAGCACTTGTTACCCTTTATCAGGTAAAGTTATTTTTGGAAAACCGTTTTCTGTGGAGTATAAGTGGAAGAAGGAAGGGTGTGGTGAATTGTTAATGGTGGCTCACGCTCTCCATCTTCGCCTTTTGTATGATATTGATTGTGATGTTACGGTATTGACTTGTTTTAAGTATAAAAGCATTGATGGTGATCTTGTTGGTATTGGCGCGATTTGTGGCATTTAAAAACTGATCCGGTTTCTGTAACATGGCTATCTACAAATGGCGTGAAGGAAGAACACCATAAAGAAATCGTTTCATCGCTTTTGAGTGATGTTGAGGGTCTAAATTCATctttaataacaacaacatcttCATACTTTTATGGAAAATTGATTGCAAGAGCAGCTAGGCTTGCATTGATAGCTGAAGAcgtttttttctttgatatgGTTCCAAATGTTAAGATTAAGaagtttttgaaagaaactatTGAACCGTGGTTTGATGGAACTTTCAAAGAAAATGGATTTCTGTATGATCAGAAATGGGGAGGAATTGTAACCAAACAAGACTTTGCTGCTGATTCCAATGATAGTTTTGGTTCTGAATTTTATAATGCCCAACTTCATCATTTGGGATATTTCCTTTATGGGATTGCTGTTATGGTTAAGCTCGATCCCGATTGGGGTAGAAAGTATAAGCCTCAAGCCTATTCACTTATGGAAGATTTCGTGAACTTAAGCACATGTTCAAACCCTAATTACACGCGTTTGCGGTGTTTTGATCTTTACAAGCTGCATTCATGGGCAGGAGGATTAAAAGAGTTTCCAGAAGGAAGATATCAGAAAGGAACGAGTGAAGCTATTAATGCATACTATGCAGCTACATTGATCGGTTTAGCTTATGGTGATGCCAATGTTGTTTCAATTGGATCAACACTTTTTGCTTTGGAAATTCAAGCTGCTCAAAATTGGTGGCATCTAAGAGAAGAAGGGTATTTGTACGAAGAAGAATTTACGAAAGAGAATAGAATGATGGGAATTTTGTGGTCTAATAAAAGAGAAACTAATCTATGGTTTGGTCATTCTGGTGCTAGACAGTGTTTACTTGGCATACAAGTTTTACCATTGTTGCCGATTACAGAAGTGCTTTTTTCCGATGTTGATTATGTGAAGCAACTTGTCGAGTGGCGAGTGTCTGCTTTGGAAGAGGATGGCATTGGAGAAGGTTGGAAGGGTTTTTTGTATGCTTTGCAGGGAATTTATGATAAGGATGGTGCTTTGGAGAAGATAAGAAAGTTAAATGTGCTGACATGCtcaatacaaaatatatgaaaaagaacATTATATGAGATTGATGGAATATGAAAGTACAGTAGAAAGTGCTGCAAGAGGCGCTCCAAAATAATCACTACCTCTATTCATTTGTAATACTTGATGATTTAATGTTCAATTTGCACTATATACTAGCAACCTTAAAGTGTTGGCGAGTGGCTAGCTAGCAGTTGAAGAGTTTGAAGTATGGGGTTGATGCATCATTGATTGTTGTCAGTCTGAAACGAACCCCTTTGCAGTAGTTTTGACGCGCATGTCGATCCCATGCTTCGTTTCATTGAGGCGACGTGCTTGATAGTACTCACGTATATGGTTACTTCTTCGAGGATCATCCCATGACATTGGATTGATCTTTTTGAATTCCGGCAATCTTAGGACGTCGATTCTTGCTTCTTCTTTAACTATATATGCCCAAAGGTTGGGGTTTTAGGGAgtttcattcttttttcttGATAGGTGCTTCGTTTTATTTTGCCTTTCCTTCTTGGAATCGTAGAAAAAAATATCTTCATCAACCTTCACGGTGATACTGATCGATGAAGGGTTCTTTTGGTTTTTGGTCATGTCGTTCCTTCCTCAGGCTTCGACGATCCTGATTTAATTTGTTATCACATCGAGTCAGGTGGTGGCGCTGAAGGTGTGATCTCATAAACCAGAAGAACCCCATATTGAAGGGTTCACAAACCAAAAGAACACCATTGAGTCCCTTTTTGATCTAGCATATAACGTTATGGTCAATTTGAAGGTGTGAAAcgacttcatttttttttttccgaagtGGTTCCAAAGGTAGACaaggttgttgatgttattaAACATATTTCTTGGAAATGGTTTTTAGCTAGAAAGAAATGAGATCCTtgtctcttttttttaaagatttgtaTTTGTCATTAGACTAGATTTTTTCACCCTtgtagggtttttttttttttttttgaaatgatgtAGGGTTTGTTTTTAGTACTActcgttatatatatatatatatatatatattgtcaagtagtctagtggctggATTCACACACATTATGTATGGAGAAGTGGGAaatttggggttcgaactccagccCCTACACAAATTATCTCTGAtagctaccaactgagctacacTTACGGGACCctcattatatatattaattaatatatccttctttaccattaaaataaatgttattaattaaaatgacatcAATAATCACTACAATTGATTTTCtcatttcttaacaaaaaaaatcctataattGATTGTCTCATATGAGATTTGAACTTcgaagttaataaaaaaaaaatatcaaatttttatttttgaagaaacattGAATAATACATGAACATTAATTTTGAGAGATGACTAtagacattttttaatttaattttatggaaAGTATTAgtgtatatattttatgatttaaaggattatatatatacttttataacataaaagactaatttaaaactaaaaaccctaaaagaaatttttcaaaaaaaagttaaactttAAGACTacataatgcatttttttttttaactgaacCAATACATTCTCTCTAAGCCTGAAATTAGGTTTGGTTGATCTAGATCGGTGCTAGCCAACTCATGCCTGTTTTGCTCTTTCTACCTCATTAATTAACTACTATTTTAACTGGTAATTgacaacaaaatataatttataagaaaataccatgatgatatgattaaaaattaatataaataacatGTGAGAAAAACCCAACCAAATTTTATTACCATTAAACAAAAGGTTAATGGAAGTATACATAGTGCAGACTGAAAGATCAcaaacagaaaagaaaagaaaaaaaacctaatgAAAGTTTGATATAACACAAGGAAACTATgataaacaaactaaaaaagttCATTCATCCAGATCAAGAAATTCCATGGTCCTGCAAAGCATTGGTTCATTAAGGTTAGTCTTTAACTCTTTAATGGATTCCATAAATTGTTCAAGCTCTTCAATACTCATATCATCAATGGAATCATTCCACCAATCgcttttgttcaaattttgaacATCGGCTAGTTTCTTCTTCTCCGACTCCAACATTTTTAATGCCTCCTCATATCGTCTATTGTACTCTTCATATGATGAAGTCTTCGAATCCTCAAACTCAGTGGTTTCGTTGATGTAGCTATTAAGAATTGTGTCGATGTTGGGTTGACCAAAGCAAAATAGTTTGTCGGACGGGGAAAACACCACCATGGCTACATGTGCGTCACATAAGACACAAAGTTCACTTGCTTTTTTGAATAGACCTTGTCTTCGCTTTGAGAATGTGACTTGTCTGTTCGATGCTTTGTCAATCTTCTTGATCTCGATCTTCTTGTGCCCTACACTTTTCTTTCTTTGGTTATCCATATTCATGGTGAAATTTGGAGTAGTGTATTGTGAATCCCTCAAGGATTTATTTATAGGGGAAGAACCGCGTTAGTCTTAACATGCCATAAAGTAAGATCCTACAATTTCTCCCTATCAAAGATTATTCCTTTCACGGTGTATTGCATAATTATTTAGATTCCTTTTATtgtcaaaatagtttttttttgtcaagtagcctagcggccagagaaattcaccttaaggtgaataaatgaggtgtttggggttcgaaccctagtCCCTGCATAaatatgcattatcccttaccaagtgagctaagctcacggagacatcaaaataattttaattaagcgtaaataataaaaaatgacacGTAGGTTTTATAAAATAACATCCTACAATTCCTCCGTATCAAAGATGGTAAATCAATtaagtattaatttatttaaggaaagtatta harbors:
- the LOC25497761 gene encoding agamous-like MADS-box protein AGL62, with the protein product MNMDNQRKKSVGHKKIEIKKIDKASNRQVTFSKRRQGLFKKASELCVLCDAHVAMVVFSPSDKLFCFGQPNIDTILNSYINETTEFEDSKTSSYEEYNRRYEEALKMLESEKKKLADVQNLNKSDWWNDSIDDMSIEELEQFMESIKELKTNLNEPMLCRTMEFLDLDE